The Priestia megaterium NBRC 15308 = ATCC 14581 region CACGTTGTACAATTTACCGGCTACGATTATACAGAAAAAGAACATGTACGCATTGTGTTTAACGTTTATTTGGATAAACAAATTTACGAGTGGGACAAAATTTACATCAACGGCAAAAAGTTAAATAAAAAAGATGCGGAAGACTATGAATACTGGATTGAAGACAGTTCAGCATATTAAAAAGGTCAGCAAAAAAGAAAGGATGAGTGCTTGCTCTCCTTTCTTTTTTGTTTTATCTTAAATCGTCAAAGGCAGCTTCACCGTCACTACTGTCCCGTTCTCATCACTTTCAATCGCAAGCTTACCGTTATGCTCGTTGATGATCGTTTTACAAATAGAAAGCCCTAACCCCATGCCTGTTCCATCTTTTGTTGAGAAAAATGGATTTCCTACTTTATTAATAATGGATAGCGGAATGCCAGAGCCGGTATCTTGAATGTCAATAATAGCCCAACCTTCCCATTCTTTAATAATAAGATTTACTTCCCCGCGTTTCTTTTTCTCCATTGCTTCAATGGCGTTTTTCAAAAGATTCATAAACACTTGTCTCATTTGAGCAGGATCGATTGAGACAAGCGGAATGGCTCCTTCTATTCTTACGTTCATTTCGACATTATACAGCGCAGCTTCACTTTTCAAGAAAGCAACGGTATCATGAATAACTTCTACAATCGATACGATTTCTTTTTTGGGCGCTGTTGGCTGCGTGACAAGCAAGAAGTTGTTAATAAGTTCATTCATACGATCCAGTTCATCAAGAACAATTTTTTGAAAAGGCTCCGCCTGTTCATTTTCATTAAATAGAAATTGAATAAAGCCGCGCACCGACTGCATCGGGTTTCGAATCTCATGCGCTAACCCTGCTGCTAGCTGCCCTACGAGCGCCAGTTTATCAAGCTGCAGAATTTTCTCTTCAATTTTCGGCAAAACAGCCGCTTGATTTTTATAAATAATATGAGACAAAATACCAGCCAGCCGGTTTAACCCTTGAATTTC contains the following coding sequences:
- a CDS encoding GAF domain-containing sensor histidine kinase; protein product: MEERNINEKAVWDVLQMASEVVGSRTLFVGIFDEQFSVMKAFNKEGGSLVEDGLTLPLELAVCNLVTCDEPLVIPNTKRDVRTSNLAIIDGARVGSYLGTPIVLEDGRMFGTLCAVDPDPYQFSESEIQGLNRLAGILSHIIYKNQAAVLPKIEEKILQLDKLALVGQLAAGLAHEIRNPMQSVRGFIQFLFNENEQAEPFQKIVLDELDRMNELINNFLLVTQPTAPKKEIVSIVEVIHDTVAFLKSEAALYNVEMNVRIEGAIPLVSIDPAQMRQVFMNLLKNAIEAMEKKKRGEVNLIIKEWEGWAIIDIQDTGSGIPLSIINKVGNPFFSTKDGTGMGLGLSICKTIINEHNGKLAIESDENGTVVTVKLPLTI